The following are encoded together in the Sphingomicrobium clamense genome:
- a CDS encoding putative bifunctional diguanylate cyclase/phosphodiesterase: MSKRLPEFEGEALEPARDVSARDIFSLAAPQGSVLKAIRAQQLEVLVKLVPITVFTQALAAILLIFALWDNAPHIQLLVWGSVGIGICVWRGFRARRLRLDAEYRSRKPTSFTHVTRAICTIAFLWLVPPFLWFDAASADAQLYMTVLIAVLLSAGSITMVTVPPAALSYMLVMLVGAITITIKIDNIPMLLMSLIYAASLTWAITANARRFIGHARARLELQEKGEIIELLREFEAAGSGGLWELDHELRIVHVSKDLAGSLSRSPSETIGVHARQFLDPTGRIVNLSSGMRSLFESLEKGEEFKDVAIPSVDSQRWYSLSGKPMRDDRGRIVGWRGVGSDITELRLKGDDAVRTARTDPLTGIANRLLMRELLEEAIIGVSENGDDCAMLVVDLDRFKLVNDTLGHAIGDQLLCKVAARLVKTVGDGGTVGRLGGDEFAIIWTGPSDRAVLAGLALEIIADLSRTIEIGAADLHVGATVGIAIAPEDGVDEEGLMRSADLALYRAKNEGRGGYAFYEQAMFEKAEDMRLLEHDVRQALAQDALSLAYQPIVEAQGGRLVAREALLRWNHATRGAISPETFIPIIEDAGLIHRIGDWVIREACAEAAGWSDGARVAVNISAAQLTGAGLAKTVVSALATSGLEPSRLELEVTETIFLGDDAETLASLERLRALGVRLVIDDFGKGYSSFGYLARAHFSKIKIDSMFARGAAEGDRNCLAIVRAILALADGLGVETTAEGIEEEAQAAAMRDLGIDQLQGYLFGRPAFPEHSSVAPLAKRA, translated from the coding sequence ATGTCAAAACGCTTGCCCGAATTCGAGGGCGAAGCGCTTGAGCCTGCGCGCGACGTCAGCGCTCGGGACATTTTTTCACTCGCTGCGCCGCAGGGAAGCGTTCTCAAGGCCATTCGCGCCCAGCAACTGGAAGTGCTTGTCAAACTTGTTCCGATCACGGTCTTCACGCAAGCGCTAGCAGCGATACTCCTTATCTTCGCGCTGTGGGACAATGCGCCTCACATACAACTTCTCGTTTGGGGCAGTGTCGGGATCGGAATTTGTGTGTGGCGCGGCTTTCGCGCGCGCCGATTGCGTCTCGATGCGGAATATCGCAGCCGAAAGCCGACAAGCTTTACGCATGTCACGCGGGCGATCTGCACCATCGCTTTCTTGTGGCTGGTCCCGCCTTTCCTGTGGTTTGACGCTGCGAGCGCCGATGCTCAACTCTACATGACCGTGCTGATCGCGGTCCTGCTTTCGGCGGGCAGCATCACCATGGTGACCGTCCCGCCGGCCGCGCTCAGCTACATGCTCGTAATGCTGGTCGGCGCGATCACGATCACCATCAAGATCGACAATATCCCGATGCTGCTGATGTCGCTCATTTATGCGGCCTCCTTGACCTGGGCGATCACGGCGAATGCGCGCCGTTTCATCGGCCACGCACGGGCGCGTCTCGAACTTCAGGAAAAGGGCGAGATCATCGAACTGCTGCGCGAGTTCGAGGCCGCGGGGTCAGGCGGCCTGTGGGAGCTCGATCACGAATTGCGGATCGTCCACGTGTCGAAGGACCTCGCGGGATCGCTGTCGCGCTCGCCATCCGAGACGATCGGCGTCCATGCACGCCAGTTTCTCGACCCGACGGGCCGGATCGTGAACCTGTCGAGCGGCATGCGCTCACTGTTCGAATCGCTTGAGAAGGGCGAAGAATTCAAGGATGTCGCCATCCCCTCCGTCGACAGCCAGCGCTGGTATTCGCTTTCGGGCAAGCCCATGCGCGACGACCGTGGTCGCATCGTCGGCTGGCGGGGCGTCGGGTCGGACATTACCGAGCTGCGTCTCAAGGGCGACGACGCGGTCCGTACCGCGCGTACCGACCCCTTGACCGGCATCGCCAACAGACTGCTGATGCGCGAACTGCTCGAAGAAGCGATCATCGGCGTGAGCGAGAATGGCGACGACTGCGCCATGCTCGTCGTCGATCTCGACCGCTTCAAGCTCGTCAACGACACGCTCGGCCACGCGATTGGCGACCAGCTTTTGTGCAAGGTGGCGGCTCGCTTGGTGAAGACGGTCGGTGACGGCGGTACCGTGGGCCGGTTGGGCGGCGACGAGTTTGCCATCATCTGGACCGGGCCGAGCGACCGCGCGGTGCTGGCGGGTCTCGCGCTCGAAATCATCGCCGACCTGTCGCGCACGATCGAGATTGGCGCTGCGGACCTCCATGTCGGCGCCACCGTTGGCATCGCCATCGCGCCCGAAGACGGCGTTGACGAAGAAGGGCTGATGCGCTCAGCCGACCTCGCACTCTATCGCGCGAAAAATGAAGGGCGTGGCGGTTACGCATTCTACGAGCAGGCGATGTTCGAGAAGGCCGAGGATATGCGCCTGCTGGAACATGACGTGCGGCAGGCGCTGGCGCAGGACGCGCTGTCGCTGGCCTACCAGCCGATCGTCGAGGCGCAGGGCGGAAGACTTGTGGCGCGCGAGGCACTGCTGCGCTGGAACCACGCCACGCGTGGTGCGATCAGCCCCGAGACCTTCATTCCGATTATCGAAGATGCCGGGTTGATCCACCGCATCGGCGACTGGGTCATCCGAGAAGCCTGCGCGGAAGCTGCGGGCTGGAGCGATGGAGCGCGTGTGGCCGTCAACATCTCCGCCGCGCAGCTGACGGGCGCAGGACTTGCCAAGACCGTCGTCTCCGCGCTTGCCACCTCAGGACTCGAACCGAGCCGGCTCGAACTGGAAGTGACCGAGACGATCTTCTTGGGCGACGATGCTGAGACGCTCGCGTCGCTCGAGCGGCTGCGTGCGCTTGGCGTTCGTCTCGTCATCGATGATTTCGGCAAGGGCTATTCCAGCTTCGGCTATCTCGCGCGCGCGCACTTCTCGAAGATCAAGATCGACTCGATGTTCGCGCGTGGTGCGGCCGAGGGCGATCGCAACTGCCTCGCCATTGTGCGCGCCATCCTCGCGCTGGCCGACGGTCTCGGGGTCGAAACGACTGCCGAAGGGATCGAAGAGGAGGCGCAGGCGGCTGCGATGCGCGATTTGGGTATCGACCAGCTGCAGGGATATCTCTTTGGGCGCCCGGCCTTTCCGGAGCACTCTTCCGTCGCACCGCTTGCAAAACGCGCCTGA
- a CDS encoding putative bifunctional diguanylate cyclase/phosphodiesterase: MLSLRRPHDLLGRAVHRAQIRTMIRTMPLTLALHSFAALFLTVSLWNQVPRVELVAWLAFGTIVALSRAIRAARLRADPDYAREHPTSFTRITVSIGLISFFWWVPPLFWADDVGLMGLLAMAAIYAGLLSGGPLTFTAIPPAALVYLTSILTAALILCFKIASLPLAALASVYTAGLIWAVLANARALIAHVGNRYQLQEAADIVDLLREFGAAGSGGIWETDADLNITHISPELAEAAAFDVTRTVGKPVRWLLDPHEKIVDVSSGMQSLFDHFEREIPFHDIAVPSPDSGQWWAFSGRPSYDEDGHLVGWRGVGTDITQVRLFGSDSVRAARSDPLTGIANRLLVRELLEEALLGLINKQESCALLLVDLDRFKLINDTMGHAIGDQLLCIVAQRLERIVGEGGKVGRLGGDEFAVIWTGPVDRDTLSALADKISVELAESVNIGAANLHVGATIGIAIGGVHGHSEDELMPSADLALYRAKAAGRGGHAFFEPAMRKAAEDHRLLENEVRKALQTNAMRLAYQPIVTARGRRLVAREALLRWRHPVRGDIAPHVFIPVIEDSGLIHQIGDWVIHEACAEAAHWEDEVHVAVNISAAQLPGDRLADTVLDALNRSGLDPKRLELEVTETVFLGEDADTLASLERLRELGVRLVLDDFGQGYSSFGYLSRAHFSKIKIDQNFVRQASAGDRNSLAIIQGILALANGLGVETTAEGVETAEQAGLMRNLGIDQLQGFLYGRPEFVEPGTNAIGDARFEAANAS; the protein is encoded by the coding sequence TTGCTCAGCCTGCGTCGGCCGCACGACCTGCTCGGCAGGGCCGTCCATCGTGCGCAGATCCGGACCATGATCCGGACGATGCCGCTGACGCTCGCCTTGCACAGTTTCGCAGCGCTCTTCCTCACGGTTTCGCTGTGGAATCAAGTGCCGCGCGTGGAGCTGGTCGCGTGGCTTGCATTCGGAACAATTGTCGCGCTGTCGCGGGCGATCCGGGCGGCAAGGCTTCGCGCAGACCCCGATTATGCGCGCGAACACCCCACCTCGTTCACGCGGATCACTGTGTCGATCGGGCTGATTTCATTTTTCTGGTGGGTCCCGCCGCTGTTCTGGGCCGATGATGTCGGCCTGATGGGCCTGCTGGCGATGGCCGCGATCTATGCGGGGCTTCTCTCGGGTGGGCCGCTGACCTTCACCGCGATCCCGCCCGCCGCGCTCGTCTACCTGACGTCGATCCTCACCGCCGCGCTGATCCTGTGCTTCAAGATTGCGAGCCTGCCGCTCGCTGCGCTCGCGAGCGTCTACACCGCCGGGCTGATCTGGGCGGTGCTCGCAAATGCCCGCGCGTTGATCGCCCATGTCGGTAATCGCTACCAGCTTCAGGAGGCGGCGGACATCGTCGACCTGCTGCGCGAATTCGGCGCCGCGGGCTCCGGCGGCATCTGGGAGACCGATGCCGATCTCAACATCACTCACATTTCACCCGAGCTTGCCGAAGCGGCCGCTTTCGATGTGACCCGGACGGTCGGAAAGCCGGTTCGCTGGCTGCTCGATCCGCACGAGAAGATCGTCGACGTGTCCTCGGGCATGCAGTCGCTATTCGATCATTTCGAGCGCGAGATTCCGTTTCACGACATCGCCGTGCCGAGCCCTGATTCCGGGCAGTGGTGGGCCTTCTCGGGACGCCCCAGCTATGACGAGGATGGCCATCTGGTCGGCTGGCGCGGTGTCGGCACGGACATCACGCAGGTGCGCCTGTTCGGTTCCGACTCCGTGCGTGCCGCGCGCAGTGACCCGCTCACGGGAATCGCCAACCGCCTGCTTGTCCGCGAGTTGCTCGAAGAAGCGCTGCTTGGCCTGATCAACAAGCAGGAAAGCTGCGCCTTGCTGCTGGTTGACCTCGACCGGTTCAAGCTGATCAACGACACGATGGGGCACGCCATCGGCGACCAACTGCTATGCATCGTCGCCCAGCGGCTCGAACGGATTGTCGGAGAGGGGGGCAAGGTCGGTCGGCTCGGCGGTGACGAGTTTGCGGTCATCTGGACCGGCCCGGTCGATCGCGACACCTTGTCCGCGCTGGCCGACAAGATCAGCGTCGAGCTTGCGGAAAGCGTCAATATCGGCGCGGCCAACCTTCATGTCGGCGCGACCATTGGGATCGCGATCGGCGGGGTCCACGGGCATAGCGAGGACGAGCTGATGCCGTCCGCCGACCTGGCGCTCTATCGCGCGAAAGCGGCGGGGAGGGGCGGCCATGCCTTCTTCGAGCCGGCGATGCGCAAGGCTGCGGAAGATCATCGCCTGCTCGAAAACGAAGTGCGCAAGGCGCTCCAGACCAATGCGATGCGTCTCGCTTACCAGCCGATCGTGACCGCGCGCGGGCGCCGCCTCGTGGCACGCGAAGCGCTGTTGCGCTGGCGGCATCCGGTGCGCGGCGACATCGCGCCCCATGTCTTCATTCCGGTGATCGAGGATTCAGGCCTGATCCACCAGATTGGCGATTGGGTCATCCACGAGGCGTGCGCAGAAGCCGCCCACTGGGAAGACGAGGTGCACGTGGCCGTCAATATCAGCGCCGCGCAGCTGCCGGGTGACCGGCTCGCCGACACGGTGCTCGACGCACTCAATCGCAGCGGGCTGGATCCCAAGCGGCTCGAGCTGGAGGTTACCGAGACAGTGTTCCTCGGCGAAGATGCCGACACGCTCGCCTCGCTCGAACGGCTGCGCGAGCTTGGCGTCCGCCTCGTGCTCGACGATTTCGGGCAAGGCTACTCCAGCTTCGGCTACCTCTCGCGCGCCCATTTCTCCAAGATCAAGATCGACCAGAATTTCGTCCGGCAGGCCTCGGCCGGCGATCGCAACAGCCTCGCCATCATCCAGGGCATTCTCGCGCTCGCCAACGGGCTTGGCGTCGAAACGACGGCTGAGGGTGTGGAGACCGCCGAACAGGCGGGTCTGATGCGCAACCTTGGCATCGACCAGTTGCAGGGCTTCCTTTACGGCCGCCCCGAATTCGTGGAGCCCGGCACCAATGCGATCGGCGATGCGCGTTTCGAAGCCGCGAACGCAAGCTAA
- a CDS encoding branched-chain amino acid aminotransferase has protein sequence MVQPYDDRDGVIWMDGELVDWRGANVHILTHALHYASSVFEGQRAYNGKIFALTKHSERLVKSAAILGMKLPWSVEQIDEACKQVLEANNLTDAYMRPIAWRGSEQMGVTAAKATPHLAIAAWEWGKYFDEEKADKGIRLDIATYRRPAPHTAPVDAKAAGLYMICTISRQHAEVRGYDDALMFDWEGRVAEATGANVFFVKDGELHTPTADIFLNGITRQTVIELAKNRGINVIERRIWPEELEQFEECFLTGSAAEVTFVSEIGPWSFQPGDLSRQLRKDYDDLVNGRQVSA, from the coding sequence ATGGTACAGCCTTACGACGATCGCGATGGGGTCATCTGGATGGATGGCGAGCTCGTCGACTGGCGCGGTGCCAACGTCCATATCCTTACCCACGCCCTGCATTACGCCTCGAGCGTGTTCGAGGGGCAGCGGGCCTATAACGGCAAGATCTTCGCGCTGACCAAGCATAGCGAGCGGCTGGTGAAGTCGGCCGCCATCCTCGGCATGAAGCTGCCGTGGAGCGTCGAGCAGATCGACGAGGCGTGCAAACAGGTGCTCGAGGCCAACAACCTTACCGACGCCTATATGCGCCCGATCGCGTGGCGCGGGTCGGAGCAGATGGGCGTGACCGCTGCCAAGGCCACCCCGCATCTCGCCATCGCGGCGTGGGAATGGGGCAAATATTTCGACGAGGAGAAGGCCGACAAGGGCATCCGCCTCGACATCGCCACCTATCGCCGTCCCGCCCCCCACACCGCGCCGGTCGATGCCAAGGCGGCGGGTCTCTACATGATCTGCACCATCTCGCGTCAACACGCCGAAGTTCGTGGGTATGATGATGCGCTCATGTTCGACTGGGAAGGCCGCGTCGCCGAAGCTACAGGGGCCAACGTGTTTTTCGTCAAGGACGGCGAATTGCACACGCCGACTGCGGATATTTTCCTCAACGGGATCACGCGCCAGACGGTGATCGAGCTTGCCAAAAATCGCGGCATCAACGTCATCGAGCGCCGCATCTGGCCCGAAGAGCTCGAACAGTTCGAAGAATGTTTCCTTACCGGCTCGGCAGCCGAAGTGACCTTCGTGTCCGAAATCGGGCCATGGAGCTTCCAGCCGGGTGACCTTTCGCGCCAGTTGCGAAAGGATTATGATGACTTGGTCAACGGTCGGCAGGTGTCGGCCTGA